The Xanthobacter flavus genome includes a window with the following:
- a CDS encoding NAD-dependent epimerase — protein sequence MQGASILVTGAAGFIGAAVAERLLAMGHSVVGVDDLNAYYDVRLKEARLARLLGHPGFRFERLTLADRAATADLFARHRPTHVVHLAAQAGVRYSIEHPETYIDSNLVGFCNVLEGCRHGGVAHLVYASSSSVYGANTDLPFRVEQTVDHPISLYAATKKANELMAHAYSHLYRLPVSGLRLFTVYGPWGRPDMAVFLFTDAIWHGRPIKVFNNGDMQRDFTFIDDVVDAVVALLPTPATPDPAWTGADPDPATSNAPYRIYNVGNHSPEPLMALIGHIEAALGRKAELDFQPMQTGDVPATFADVTSLAQAVDFAPRTPLKEGVARFVTWYRDVWLAEIAKG from the coding sequence TTGCAGGGTGCCAGCATCCTCGTCACCGGCGCGGCCGGCTTCATCGGCGCCGCTGTCGCCGAGCGGCTGCTTGCGATGGGGCATTCCGTCGTCGGGGTTGACGACCTCAACGCTTATTACGACGTGCGCCTCAAGGAGGCCCGGCTCGCGCGCCTCCTCGGCCATCCCGGCTTCCGGTTCGAGCGGCTGACGCTGGCGGACCGCGCGGCCACCGCCGATCTCTTCGCCCGCCACCGGCCAACCCATGTGGTCCACCTCGCCGCCCAGGCCGGGGTGCGCTACTCCATCGAGCATCCCGAGACCTATATCGACTCGAACCTGGTCGGCTTCTGCAACGTGCTGGAGGGCTGCCGGCACGGCGGCGTCGCCCACCTCGTCTATGCCTCGTCCAGCTCGGTCTACGGCGCCAACACCGACCTGCCCTTCCGGGTGGAGCAGACGGTGGACCACCCCATCAGCCTCTATGCCGCCACCAAGAAGGCGAACGAGCTGATGGCCCACGCCTATTCCCACCTCTACCGGCTGCCGGTGAGCGGGCTGCGCCTCTTCACCGTCTACGGCCCATGGGGTCGGCCGGACATGGCGGTGTTCCTGTTCACCGACGCCATCTGGCACGGGCGACCCATCAAGGTGTTCAACAACGGCGACATGCAGCGGGATTTCACCTTCATCGACGATGTGGTGGATGCCGTGGTTGCCCTGCTGCCGACCCCGGCGACGCCGGACCCGGCGTGGACCGGGGCCGATCCCGACCCCGCCACCTCCAACGCGCCGTATCGCATCTACAATGTGGGCAACCACAGCCCCGAGCCGCTGATGGCGCTCATCGGCCATATCGAGGCGGCGCTGGGCCGCAAGGCGGAGCTGGACTTCCAGCCCATGCAGACCGGCGATGTCCCGGCCACCTTCGCCGACGTGACGAGCCTCGCGCAGGCCGTGGACTTCGCGCCACGGACACCCCTGAAGGAGGGCGTCGCCCGCTTCGTCACCTGGTATCGCGACGTGTGGCTGGCGGAAATCGCGAAGGGCTGA
- the rfaD gene encoding ADP-glyceromanno-heptose 6-epimerase, translated as MYVITGGAGFIGSNIAAALDDAGEEIVIIDWLGADDTKWRNIAKRRLLDLVRPEAASAFLAANAGKIEGIVHMGAISTTTETDVDLIVQSNIRLSIDLWDFAARHAIPLVYASSAATYGGGENGFVDDGSEAYLSTLRPLNPYGWSKNVFDRFVAERVRRGERTPPRWAGLKFFNVYGPNEYHKGGQRSVAVQLFEQIRAKGSVRLFRSDNPAYADGAQLRDFVWVQDCVDVALWALRTEGMTSGIYNVGSGTARSFLDKARIIFATLGMEERVEFIDLPEQLKGKYQYYTCANLEKLSSAGYNSPTTDLEQGLSRYVNDYLLKDDRFR; from the coding sequence ATGTATGTGATTACCGGTGGCGCCGGCTTCATCGGCTCGAACATCGCTGCCGCGCTCGACGATGCCGGCGAAGAGATCGTGATCATCGACTGGCTTGGCGCGGACGACACCAAATGGCGCAACATCGCCAAGCGGCGGCTGCTGGACCTCGTGCGCCCCGAGGCAGCCTCGGCCTTTCTCGCGGCCAACGCCGGGAAGATCGAAGGCATCGTCCACATGGGCGCGATCTCGACGACCACCGAGACGGACGTGGACCTGATCGTCCAAAGCAACATCCGCCTGTCGATTGACCTCTGGGACTTCGCGGCCCGGCACGCCATCCCTCTCGTCTATGCCTCCTCGGCCGCGACCTATGGCGGCGGCGAGAACGGCTTTGTCGACGACGGCAGCGAGGCCTACCTCTCCACCCTCCGGCCGCTTAATCCCTACGGGTGGAGCAAGAACGTGTTCGACCGCTTCGTGGCCGAGCGCGTGAGGCGTGGCGAGCGGACGCCGCCGCGCTGGGCCGGGCTCAAGTTTTTCAACGTCTACGGGCCGAACGAGTATCACAAGGGCGGCCAGCGCTCCGTGGCGGTGCAGCTGTTCGAGCAGATCCGCGCGAAGGGCTCAGTGCGCCTGTTCCGCTCGGACAATCCCGCCTATGCCGACGGCGCGCAATTGCGCGACTTCGTCTGGGTGCAGGATTGCGTGGACGTGGCGCTGTGGGCCCTGCGCACGGAGGGCATGACCTCCGGCATCTATAACGTAGGCTCCGGTACGGCCCGGTCCTTCCTCGACAAGGCCAGGATCATCTTCGCGACCCTGGGGATGGAGGAGCGCGTCGAATTCATCGATCTGCCCGAGCAGCTCAAGGGCAAGTACCAGTATTACACCTGCGCGAACCTCGAGAAGCTGTCGTCCGCCGGCTACAACTCTCCGACCACCGACCTTGAGCAGGGGCTGTCGCGCTACGTCAACGACTACCTGCTGAAGGACGATCGGTTCCGCTGA